In the Candidatus Chromulinivoraceae bacterium genome, AGCAGCTCTTACGGGACACCTTGTATTCAGCACACTCCACACTAATAACGCAGCGACTTCCCTACCGCGTCTCCTCGACATGAATATCGAACCGTTCTTGATCGCAAGTACAGTTAAGGCTGTTGTGGGCCAACGACTAGTGCGACGCCTCTGTATGACCTGTCGCCAAAAACACACGCCCGACCAAGCTGAGGTAGATACTGTTATCCGCTTATTTAACCTTCGCCCAGGCCAATCATTCAGCTACATTCATGCTCTCGAACAACAGGCAAAAGAACAGCATATCGGTGGCGATGTACCTCTTAGTACGGGTGAAACGTCTATTATCAACCTTTGGAAAGCCTCACCGGACGGCTGCGAAGAATGTAATCACACAGGATACAAGGGGCGTATTGGTATTTACGAGGTACTTGGCAATACCGTACCTATTCAAAAAATGATCATCAGTAACGCAACGAGTAATCAGATTCAAGATCAAGCAATAGCCGAGGGTATGATTACAATGCAAACCGACGGTCTCATTAAATCACTTCGGGGTGATACAACAGTCGAAGAAGTTCTTCGCGTCACGAAAGAGTAGTTTAATATGCCAAAATTTTTATATATAGCTACTAACGACGCTAGTAAGTCGGTTAACGGAACAATTGAGGCACAGGACCGAGGTGCAGTTATTTCCGCCCTCAACAAGCAAGGTCTGCATCCTATTAGCGTCAAAGAACAAAGTTCAAGAGCCAGTTCAAAGAATGTAAGCCTTTTTAAAAGCGGTAACCATGTAAAATCTGATGATTTGGTCATGTTTACTCGTCAGCTCAGTACCATGGTTGGAGCCGGCGTCCCCCTACTTCGAGCGCTAAATTCTCTTGAGCAACACTCGGAGAGCCCAGGTCTTAAAAAGGTTCTTAACGGTATTATTAGCGACGTGCAGGCGGGTTCACCACTTGCCGATGCGCTCGCAAAATCACCGAACGTCTTTAGCGACGTATATGTAAACATGGTTCGCGCCGGTGAGGCGGCGGGTATCCTTGACGAGATTCTTAAGCGACTCGCCATGCAGCAAGAGAAAAACGCGACTATCCGTAAAAAAGTAAAAAGCGCCATGACATACCCAATGGTACTTATTGGCATTACTGTCATCGCCTTTTTTGGTCTAATGCTCTTTGTCATTCCACAAATTGGAAAAATCGTCACCGATCTTGGTGGACCAGATGCAAAACTACCAGGTCTTACGCTCGCCATGCTTGGCATTAGCGGCTTTATGACAAGTTACTGGTATATTCTTTTTCCAGCGCTTGGTGGCGGTATCTTCCTCATACTGCGATACATTAAAACACCAAGTGGCAAGAATCAGTTTCACCACCTAGTGCTTAAGATTCCTGGGTTAAAAACAATTGTAATGAAGGTGGCTGTTGCGCGTTTTGCCCGTACATTCTCAGCGCTCATGGGGGCTGGTGTCGCGGTACTTGAAGCACTAGACGTTACCTCGCGCGCAGTTGGTAATCTAGTATATGAACAGGCACTTCAGGATGCCGCAAAACAAGTTAAAAACGGTGATACACTTTCTTCGGTTATTGAAAAGAACAGCCTTTTCCCATCGATCGTATCGCAGATGCTTGCAGTCGGCGAAGAAACAGGTCAAACCGATACCGTTCTCGTCAAGGTGGCTGACTTTTACGAAGAGGAAGTAGACGTAGCAATTGATGGCGTCAGTGCTATTATCGAACCGGTCATGATTGTCTTCATGGGTGGCATGGTAGGACTCATCGCCGCCAGTGTTATGATGCCAATTGCTGGGCTCGCAAACCAGATTAAAAGTTAGCAAAAAACCAAACCGCTCATGGTATACTGGTAACAAAGTAGAAGTGGGCATTTTAAGTGGCGAAATTATTTTATAAAGACAAGCCGGTAATTGGCCTCGACATCAGTCAAACTGGTGTTAAAGTTATGGCCATCGACTCAAAAAAGTGGCTTGTTTTAGGGTACGGTTCAGTCGACCTCGACCCTGCAAAAGTCCAAAAATCCCTTGAGAGCAATGATGCTTATTTAGCCGATAACATAGCTTCACTCCTTACGAGCAAAGTTATTGGTGTGCTACCTAGCGATCAAGCTATTATTAGCGTTCCAACAAGTCGCACTTTTTCACGCACCTTTACCGTTCCTGCTAAAGCAGAATCCACCCTTTCGGATGCTGTCGAGATTGAGGTTGATCAGTACATCCCCATACCCATGAATTCTCTGTATGTTGATTACGAAGTCATTGAACGACATAAAGACCAGCTTAGTGTTATCATGTCGGCAGTACCAAAAAACCTTGTGGATAGCTGTCTTGCGGCCGTCCGAACTGCAGGCCTGCAGCCAATTATGGTTGAGCCAGGAATTAATTCTGTTGCTCGTGTTATTGAGTCTACCGAAGAAGGTCATCTACCCACCCTTATTGTTGACATCGGACCTGCTAGCACCGATATTGCCGTGCTTGACGGTGGCGCTATTCGTATTAGCGGTGGACTTGGTATTGGCGGTAACACCTTTACGCTCGATATTGCCAAAAAACTCAATGTAGCCCTTGAGAATGCTCACCAATTAAAGGTCTTAAACGGCCTGAGTGCCGGGCCGCGTCGTGCTAAGATTACGGCTGCACTTCAGCCGAGTCTCCAGCGTATAGCCACTGAAATCCGTAAGGTTATCCGCTATTACAACGAACGTCTCAACGACGACCGCAAACTCGAGCAAGTCATTATCGTAGGTGGAGGAAGCAACGTTCCAGGTATTGGCGACTACTTTACTAACGAACTCGTTATGCCAGCACGTGTTGCCAGTCCATGGCAAAAATTGGATTTCGGTAAGTTGCCGCAGCCAAACAAACAGTTTCGCCCTCGTTATATTACCGTTGCAGGGTTAGCGAGTGTTGACCAAAAGGGGTTTTGGAAATGATTAACCTTCTCCCTCATGAAGAAAAGCGGCAGCTTCAGGCAGCTCGCACTAATACACTTCTTATCCGTTATAATATCTTCCTTTTGGGGGTTATTGGCTTCATGGGTATCGCAATTGGTATCACCTACATCTATCTCTCAAGCACATTTAATACTGCCGCCCAAACGATACAGTCCAACCAGGCTAACGTAGTACAGTATGCTTCTGTGCAGGCGCAGGCTCAGCTGTTTCGTGATCGTCTTAGCACCGCCAAGCAGATCCTCGACAACGAAGTAACTTACTCTAAGGTCGTCCTGGAAATAGCACAGCTTATACCAAGTGGTGTAGTTCTTCAAACATTATCTCTCGACTCCGGAACATTCGGAACACCAACCACACTTACTGGGCAGGCAAAAGATTATGCTAGCGCACTCGCGCTCAAAGATTCCTTTAGTAAATCTCCACTTTTCTCTGACGTACACTTTCAAACCATTGATACTGCCTCTGGTACGGGAGGTTATCCCGTCACGGTGAACCTTGGCATAACTATTAAAAAGGATGCAGCGAAATAATGAGAAAACAGAGCAATCTCACCGCTACTCGTCTTCGACTTATATTGTCGATATCGCTATTTGTTATCGCTCTTGCAGGAGGCGTCATCTTTTCACTCATTAACAACCAGCTAAAGTCCTATGCCGTAGACGTTAGCCATAAGATCATCGACGCCAATGCAAGTCGAGACAACGTACAGACACTCCAGCGCATTCAGCAGGAGCTCACGAACGATAAGGACATTATCGCTCGCACAAACAGCATTGTTGCCGATAGCCAAAGTTACCAGTATCAGGATCAGATCGTGAGTGATCTTAATAATTACGCCAGCACAGCCGGTATAACCATTACGAATATGGATTTCTCGGCCAACTCAGCGACCGGTCCGACGGGTGCAGTTACTACTCCGACGGCTACACCCCCCGCCGCTACAGCGCCGGCGGGTGTGAAGTCAGTCTCCGTCTCCGTAACTCTTAAAAACCCTGTTGGATACAGTAATTTTCTGCGATTTGTACGCTCTATAGAAAACAACCTTACCAAAATGCAGATCCAGAAAATCACACTCTCTAAGGGCACGACCGGTAGTGATATTTCAAGTGATGTCTTAAGCATACAGGTATACACAAAATAGGAATTATTATGAAAGATACAAAGATCAGTCTCACACTTTCACCAGATGCAATAAAAAAATCTATCTTAGCTTTCCTACACCGTTTTCATATTGTACTTTTCGTCATTATCGTTCTAGGTGGTCTTGCAGTAGTCATTTTTTTACTCAACAACGCCGTCATAACATCTGGACAAGATAACGGCTATAGCCCAAACGCGAATAACTCTAGTTTCGACCAGTCCACTATTCAAAAAATTCAAAACCTTAAAACAGCCGACCAATCAGACCCTACAATCAGTAACAATGGCGCACGGACTAATCCATTTGTTGAGTAGTAAGCCAAAAACGTCTATACTAAAGTTATGCTAATCGCTGGATCAAGACTGATCGACGCACCGGTTATGGGTCTACAGACCGGTGGCGAACTTGCACGTACTCAGCGTGCTATTATCGACCCCCATTCACTTCAGATTGTCGCCTATGAGCTCGCAGGACCACTCCTCAACATTCACCCGTCTCTACTTCGAGTTGCTGATGTGCGCGAATTTAGCAACATTGGTCTAATTGTCGATTCTAGCGATGAATTTGTGTCGCCCGAAGACATCATAAAACTAAACGAGACGTATAAATTACAGTTCGACCTCATCGGCAAGACAGTTGTTGATACAAAACGCCATAAACTAGGTAAAATAGATGACTACACTATCGAGACGGCTGGATTTGTCGTACAACAACTGAGTGTCAAACGACCGCTCCTTATGAGCCTGAATGATACACATCTCCTAATTCACCGAAGTCAGATTAAAGAAATTACTGATGCAAAAATAGTCGTTGAGTCAGAGATCAAACCAGCCGAACCTGTTATGCGTGCAGTACACGACACCTATACTAATCCCTTTCGTAAACCCGCAGGCCCACAGACAGAGCAGAGCGAACGCCGTTAATCTTCCGTTTCAGCTAAAGCCTGTTTAATATCATCATACTGAAAACCTTGTCGAGCTAGGTATTGCATTAACTTCATATCGTCCGGATAACGATTACGTTTTTTATTAATGATTTTTTGCAATTCGTTCTCATCGGTTCTTTTAGACTCCAAAAGGAACGTATCGATAATTGTCGGAAGCACACCCTTTGCTCTCAGTTCAGCCGTTAGCTTGCGCTGACTTGTACCTTTAGCGGTATTTCGATTTTCAATCCAAAACTTCGCGAACTTTTCATCATTGATGTAGCCTTTTTCAACTAACCTATCGAAAACACGGTTCGTGATCTCCACTGGTGTGCCTTTTTTTATACTGCCGTCTTTCGTACGTTGATCGCGCGTTTTTTTATATAAGTAATCTCTCACTTCTTTAGCGCTATGGGGTCGCATCAAGCAGTATTCTAAAGCTCTGCCGTATAGCTTGCCAAACAGACTTTCGGTTTCTAAGTTTACGAGTTCTTCCTCGGCATATTCTTTGTTGGTTCGAATTCCCAGGTCAGCTACTTGGTATAAATCAAGAGAGAACCGGTAAACGCCATCCACCATGACATTTACGCGGTTCTTATTTTTAGCCTGAATAGAGATCGCGGTAATTTTCATACCAACAACACTCCTATGCCTCTACGGCTACTTTTTCGCGGACCTTTTTATCAATTTCGTTCAGTACGTCTAAATGTTCTTTAAGATAGGTCTTGGCAGCTTCACGGCCTTGGCCGATCTTACCATCGTTGTAGTCGAACCACGCGCCAGACTTACCGACAATACCGTGCAGTACCGCTAAGTCAAGTAC is a window encoding:
- a CDS encoding type II secretion system F family protein; translation: MPKFLYIATNDASKSVNGTIEAQDRGAVISALNKQGLHPISVKEQSSRASSKNVSLFKSGNHVKSDDLVMFTRQLSTMVGAGVPLLRALNSLEQHSESPGLKKVLNGIISDVQAGSPLADALAKSPNVFSDVYVNMVRAGEAAGILDEILKRLAMQQEKNATIRKKVKSAMTYPMVLIGITVIAFFGLMLFVIPQIGKIVTDLGGPDAKLPGLTLAMLGISGFMTSYWYILFPALGGGIFLILRYIKTPSGKNQFHHLVLKIPGLKTIVMKVAVARFARTFSALMGAGVAVLEALDVTSRAVGNLVYEQALQDAAKQVKNGDTLSSVIEKNSLFPSIVSQMLAVGEETGQTDTVLVKVADFYEEEVDVAIDGVSAIIEPVMIVFMGGMVGLIAASVMMPIAGLANQIKS
- the pilM gene encoding type IV pilus assembly protein PilM → MAKLFYKDKPVIGLDISQTGVKVMAIDSKKWLVLGYGSVDLDPAKVQKSLESNDAYLADNIASLLTSKVIGVLPSDQAIISVPTSRTFSRTFTVPAKAESTLSDAVEIEVDQYIPIPMNSLYVDYEVIERHKDQLSVIMSAVPKNLVDSCLAAVRTAGLQPIMVEPGINSVARVIESTEEGHLPTLIVDIGPASTDIAVLDGGAIRISGGLGIGGNTFTLDIAKKLNVALENAHQLKVLNGLSAGPRRAKITAALQPSLQRIATEIRKVIRYYNERLNDDRKLEQVIIVGGGSNVPGIGDYFTNELVMPARVASPWQKLDFGKLPQPNKQFRPRYITVAGLASVDQKGFWK
- a CDS encoding PilN domain-containing protein, coding for MINLLPHEEKRQLQAARTNTLLIRYNIFLLGVIGFMGIAIGITYIYLSSTFNTAAQTIQSNQANVVQYASVQAQAQLFRDRLSTAKQILDNEVTYSKVVLEIAQLIPSGVVLQTLSLDSGTFGTPTTLTGQAKDYASALALKDSFSKSPLFSDVHFQTIDTASGTGGYPVTVNLGITIKKDAAK
- a CDS encoding RecX family transcriptional regulator, whose amino-acid sequence is MKITAISIQAKNKNRVNVMVDGVYRFSLDLYQVADLGIRTNKEYAEEELVNLETESLFGKLYGRALEYCLMRPHSAKEVRDYLYKKTRDQRTKDGSIKKGTPVEITNRVFDRLVEKGYINDEKFAKFWIENRNTAKGTSQRKLTAELRAKGVLPTIIDTFLLESKRTDENELQKIINKKRNRYPDDMKLMQYLARQGFQYDDIKQALAETED